In Syngnathus acus chromosome 5, fSynAcu1.2, whole genome shotgun sequence, a genomic segment contains:
- the si:ch1073-335m2.2 gene encoding msx2-interacting protein isoform X1 has product MMVRETRHLWVGNLPEHVREEKIVEHFKRYGRVESVKVLRKRGSEGGVAAFVDFVDIKSAQKAHNAVNKMGDRDLRTDYNEPGSVPSAVRGLDDSSPSSSRDVTGFSRGTVGPVFGPPVSLHTREGRYERRIDGSSETRDRAYDHSPYGHHERSGTFDRQRHYNADYYRERSLFAAAGPGSSAISGTFEASDPHFDSRIRDPFALAPATRRDLYRDDRGRRVDRTYHHRRSRSSHSSQSRHPSPQRTTGQTSKSAHSPKCAPLSPGRGPRSQSCSRSSSSDSVSSTSSTGSGSDSNSSSSDGSRARSVQSSAAHAPPQSSSMVLDSDEPRRSFGIKVQNLPARSTDTSLKDGLFHEFKKHGKVTSVQIHGASEDRYGLVFFRQQEDQEKALSVPKGKLFFGMLIEVTAWNGPETESENEFRPLDGRIDEFHPKATRTLFIGNLEKTTSREQLFEIFQRFGEIVDIDIKKINGVPQYAFVQYSDIASVCKAIKKMDGEYLGSNRLKLGFGKSMPTACVWLDGLTTNITEQYLTRHFCRYGHVVKVLFDRMKGMALIFYNNTDFAQNAVRETKGWKIGGSKIKVDFASQESQLAFFRSMQTSGQDIRELYEIPAERREDRRPLYHEFTAERAYYETLRTPGLYTEDARREYAARSRDRFPELEHFQGEHYDPRYHEDPRDYRDYRDPFEQDIRKYTYIQRERERFEADRNRWSPSHHRRPITPAVSPSPTERAPRESERRVYSQSSERSGSVSSLSPPHFEKSEKTLPEHASKSDKTEKSSQADRAVGPEKTKRPKRKEKGEKAERVKPRKVKGQSPSNTLADAEPNAAQEAGHAKGKGVEQDAQDRQKHKGDNDTQCSTALHDSAKSERSETAKGDNSDMDGKGRVKKHIKTEIGNDGKDSSVDSDRLAARKRRFADSSGKTVHQKRSRLDEEDCNQSQDPSAKEIDSDKHKDAQRRDSRFKSGTSKDVQEDIKVPREKFEGSLEPSESKRLPAHTTSRRFSHDGNPDQGSSREQEHSAIFKFTGQVPETSKGIKIKEEHVDIDLSQSYRKQMEQNRRLHQQQHRESDKPGKSAKPGSPQESETEELEHRSLVHEVGKPPEDVTDNFPSHKQKKLDLFDSEGIKRERVYRSFRQKSEDPEWNNTSSPGHQFAHHTEEDFDHSQKELVKSEKTNPDMEPLVKRTHNAHVNKPTTLDTEEEQQKRWESRGKQNTLPDLNFSRNLNKNVHNRKRLEYGVWQDIEPGEVRSDSEEDREAKPRSPVASTSKSFSDRPRGERFSDPKTAHLERNKFYSFALDQTITPDTKALLERAKSLSSSREDNWSFLDYDSHFASLRSRKDTEKIESTPRPTPSWYMKKKKIRSGSEDKLDDRKEEPKPEEHERRELFASRFLHSPVFELDSRRLQHLERKYEEAENAQNQQSNLHGTIDGELDSGPVVLFHSRFLELTRLQQQKNKTQPEEIVDEIKDDKASMEEPQMLQSPETKESLPDPEIKPISPAEELVSEPTITPPVSHTVPKELPPIEQPPQLPTEPSPTVVFIKQEKEIEHLPEQYPPTEANTDSEAPSIKQEANYLEAHFKLSPSEIKMDEVLDVKPSIEEPSSCNLQEFVSSSEAEVASVAGNTEVTQAQSSSPHTREDGIVKKEPYATVSEPEEETILKVSKEFSDDTNTEGNSAPKEYKTKEMKTKKTKPTPAEVASSVVVPASAPEKQATRKSERIDKEKLKRGSSPRAELKSTGKSPLHGSDGDVSEQSISSGRARRTNVKSVYARKRGTEKDLTQQQNNEQDVPAPAPPVKRGRPPKNRRQSEEVSTVKMDKIKMDNKDIDPNESESCDRIQKNLKGKSSPTATKGSTSQLPTAQLCGSTKRGEKSELTEDNDQQMDCTDQSTLTLVDSSKEAQSPQVEQKKEDKYKRDVKDSDTLNFDGKSNGKEEYPLVLEDKMTTEKEKPVKGKSKTPRTPKSPVLKNLKIRLNVKEVKDHVSKCTGRGASNEDGDISSLEKKEHLETSKSLSSHEMELEQAVENIAKLTDPSFPREPQTPTGPITDLKSFSDDEKPNPASETELIAAIDSITAEDIASVPLPQAPPVGVDISSEPEMQDSIQPPKEDKPEMSTVNIQEEPLQTATPEKATKGRPKTPKHKGQKQVRKDSKEPPPSEEKATPTLLASSVKVVPEIVPSAAATAAVITPTTWKSEQEPSAIKAPDVKESESPTEEQIQHIKPVYPQSKSPVCPKPQSPSMSPLACRPNIKPIQNSRAPVSPPDWLRHSADSGVPSSTALPVTPKDNQPIPDSENIEIDRGSSDLRQILLKHKTMSLPGSSFVPANVQPAVQDQLLAERNTTLTVVPNKSPLPDCRMPSQSVRTPATQPSPETKSVISVIASTALHSSVISRVCIPPEHEDVKLNIGNQGSDMTLPKHNYRPSKDDTLPYHGPTIGDEGGSATRFIVESSTLGTSSCPGLRVNTSEGVVVLSHSGQKPEGPQRISAKISQIPQATAGDMESQQLVSMPQIKQDMYSHPQTGLQKGSFQTDHGHSAKTQSTFSSNKQEGTGLEKMEPTYHSGPQGVVKRLAQGNQSMSSMYHQEYLPTKHQKKIDSGDSHSTDGSKAQWASAISPAISPHLPSPPGNHFVTAAGDRTPSHLSGNKQEPRSPRKSSHPHSSSPKGIPVMLPAMQQFISGVHHPEQSVIMPPHSVPGGLGRMSPHPATQSIPVGHLVQGDVRVNTPPLSVMSYGMHSESLGSPWSGSMQQRPTSPQTVGRDKVVKVNPSALRSHDIDQEDSRRFHQQGRQPAAQIKPETMQSDPRGSFRSGVPIEALMAQREMRALLQQQQGERSSADPHSGHLQETHPPTSAPSNLPMSLSPRAHILPKGVSEKDIAKPLEAKRPHSPLSKDGLMAIRQPGPTISSPQRAPLMPPGLSGTFPEYSQMYSNPRGVHSPMPDSTTHVVPDGKIAQPNMVQLLIKHPIIWQGLLALKNDTAAVQLHFVCGNKALAHRSLPLQEGGAFLRIVQRMRLEASQLESVARRMTGECDFCLLLALPCGRDQDDVVNQTQALKSAFINYLQTKLAAGIINIPNPGSNQPAYVLQIFPPCEFSESHLSQLAPDLLNRISSISPHLMIVITSV; this is encoded by the exons ATGATGGTCCGGGAAACCAGACACCTTTGGGTGGGAAATTTGCCCGAACACGTCCGAGAGGAGAAGATTGtggaacattttaaacg GTATGGACGTGTGGAGAGTGTTAAGGTTCTGCGGAAGCGAGGATCAGAGGGCGGCGTTGCGGCCTTTGTGGATTTTGTGGATATTAAAAGTGCTCAGAAGGCTCACAATGCCGTCAACAAGATGGGGGACAGGGACCTTCGGACTGACTACAATGAACCTGGGTCAGTCCCGAGTGCTGTTCGGGGCCTTGATGACAGCTCCCCGTCGAGCAGTCGAGACGTTACAGGATTCTCTAGGGGAACAGTTGGACCTGTGTTTGGCCCCCCTGTGTCCCTTCACACCAGAGAGGGACGTTATGAACGGAGAATAGATGG tAGTTCAGAAACCCGCGACCGTGCATATGACCACAGCCCATACGGACACCATGAGCGCAGCGGGACTTTTGACCGACAGCGGCACTACAATGCGGACTATTACAGGGAGCGCTCTTTGTTTGCTGCTGCCGGTCCAGGGAGCAGTGCCATCAGTGGAACCTTTGAGGCATCAGACCCTCATTTTGACTCTAGAATACGAGACCCCTTCGCTCTCGCGCCGGCCACTCGTCGCGACCTCTACAGAGATGACAGAGGACGCCGCGTTGATAGAACCTACCATCACCGCCGGAGCCGATCATCCCATTCCTCCCAGTCTCGACACCCTTCCCCCCAGCGGACAACTGGACAGACCTCCAAAAGTGCTCATTCCCCTAAATGTGCGCCTTTGTCTCCTGGAAGAGGCCCACGTTCTCAATCTTGCAGCAGATCCTCAAGTTCTGACTCtgtgagcagcaccagcagtACAGGCAGTGGCAG CGACTCCAACAGCAGCTCAAGTGATGGATCGCGAGCACGTTCTGTTCAGTCATCAGCTGCACACGCGCCACCTCAGTCGTCGTCGATGGTGCTCGACTCGGACGAGCCACGTCGAAGCTTTGGGATTAAAGTGCAAAACCTTCCCGCACGATCGACAG ACACAAGCTTAAAAGATGGACTATTCCATGAGTTCAAGAAACATGGTAAAGTGACCTCCGTGCAGATCCATGGAGCATCCGAAGACCGCTATGGTCTGGTGTTCTTTAGACAACAAGAGGATCAAGAGAAAGCCCTGAGTGTCCCGAAAGGAAAACTGTTCTTTGGCATGTTGATTGAAGTCACAGCGTGGAATGGTCCTG aaACTGAGAGTGAGAATGAGTTCAGGCCCCTTGATGGTAGAATAGATGAATTCCACCCGAAAGCCACCAGAACATTATTTATTGGCAACCTTGAGAAGACAACCAGCCGTGAACaactttttgaaatttttcaaCGCTTTGGAGAAATTGTC GACATTGAcatcaagaaaataaatggagtTCCCCAGTATGCGTTTGTACAGTATTCTGATATTGCCAGTGTTTGCAAGGCCATTAAAAAGATGGATGGCGAGTATCTTGGCAGTAACAGACTAAAG cTTGGTTTTGGGAAAAGTATGCCTACGGCGTGTGTTTGGCTTGATGGGCTAACAACCAATATCACAGAGCAATACCTCACACGCCATTTCTGTCGTTATGGACATGTTGTCAAG gttttatTTGACAGAATGAAAGGAATGGCCCTGATTTTCTACAACAACACCGATTTTGCTCAGAATGCAGTGAGAGAGACCAAAGGCTGGAAGATTGGAGGCAGCAAAATTAAG GTGGACTTTGCAAGCCAAGAGAGTCAGCTGGCATTCTTCAGATCTATGCAGACATCTGGTCAAGACATTAGAGAACTTTATGAAATTCCTGCGGAACGGCG GGAGGATCGCAGGCCCCTGTACCATGAATTTACAGCAGAGAGAGCTTATTATGAAACCTTACGAACGCCTGGCCTTTACACAGAGGATGCCCGGAGAGAGTATGCAGCTCGCAGTCGGGACCGTTTCCCTGAATTGGAACATTTTCAAGGAGAACATTATGACCCACGTTACCATGAAGATCCACGGGACTACAGGGATTACAGAGATCCTTTTGAGCAAGACATTAGAAAATACACCTATATTCAAAGAGAACGAGAACGTTTTGAAGCTGACCGAAACAGATGGAGTCCCTCTCATCATCGGCGCCCCATTACCCCTGCAGTGTCGCCATCGCCGACCGAGCGAGCGCCGAGAGAATCGGAGCGCCGAGTTTATAGCCAGTCCTCTGAAAGAAGTGGTAGTGTAAGCTCACTCTCCCCGCCACACTTTGAAAAATCTGAAAAGACTTTGCCGGAACATGCCTCAAAGAGTGACAAGACTGAAAAGAGCAGTCAAGCTGACAGAGCTGTAGGCCCCGAGAAAACCAAGCGGCCCAAACGAAAAGAGAAAGGCGAGAAAGCCGAGAGAGTCAAACCAAGGAAAGTAAAAGGGCAATCTCCATCCAATACGCTAGCAGACGCGGAGCCTAATGCTGCACAGGAAGCAGGCCATGCAAAAGGAAAGGGAGTTGAACAAGATGCCCAAGACAGGCAGAAACATAAGGGAGATAATGACACTCAGTGCTCAACTGCGCTCCATGACTCGGCAAAAAGCGAAAGATCTGAAACGGCAAAAGGTGATAATTCTGATATGGATGGGAAAGGTCGAGTCAAAAAGCATATTAAAACTGAGATTGGAAATGATGGGAAAGATTCGTCCGTGGATTCAGATCGCCTTGCTGCGAGAAAAAGGCGCTTTGCTGACTCCAGTGGGAAGACTGTTCATCAAAAGCGAAGCAGGCTTGATGAAGAGGATTGTAATCAATCGCAAGACCCGAGTGCAAAAGAGATAGACTCCGATAAGCACAAAGATGCCCAACGTAGAGATTCAAGATTTAAAAGTGGAACTTCGAAGGATGTTCAAGAGGACATTAAAGTGCCCAGAGAGAAATTTGAGGGATCGTTGGAACCTTCTGAGTCAAAACGGCTCCCAGCCCACACTACATCCAGAAGATTTTCACATGATGGAAATCCAGACCAAGGCTCTTCAAGAGAACAGGAACACAGTGCGATTTTCAAATTTACTGGTCAGGTGCCCGAAACTAGCAAAGGCATCAAAATTAAGGAGGAGCATGTTGATATTGACCTGTCTCAAAGTTACCGCAAGCAAATGGAGCAAAATAGACGCTtgcatcagcagcaacatcgAGAGTCGGACAAACCTGGAAAATCTGCCAAACCAGGAAGTCCACAAGAAAGTGAAACTGAAGAATTGGAACATCGCAGTCTTGTGCATGAAGTTGGTAAACCACCTGAGGATGTCACAGATAACTTCCCCTctcacaaacaaaagaagctTGACCTGTTTGACAGCGAAGGAATTAAGAGAGAGCGGGTGTATAGGAGCTTCAGGCAAAAAAGTGAAGATCCTGAATGGAACAACACATCCTCTCCAGGACACCAGTTTGCCCACCATACAGAGGAGGACTTTGATCATTCGCAGAAAGAGCTTGTAAAAAGTGAGAAAACTAACCCCGATATGGAGCCGCTTGTCAAAAGGACACATAATGCTCACGTCAACAAACCCACCACACTCGATACAGAAGAGGAGCAACAAAAACGATGGGAGAgcagaggaaaacaaaacacgctaCCTGACCTAAACTTTTCTAGAAATCTCAACAAAAATGTCCACAACCGCAAACGTTTGGAGTATGGCGTTTGGCAGGATATAGAGCCAGGGGAGGTAAGATCAGACTCTGAAGAGGATCGAGAAGCCAAACCACGGTCTCCCGTGGCATCTACTTCAAAGTCTTTTTCTGACAGACCGAGGGGTGAGAGATTTTCCGACCCAAAAACAGCACATCTCGAAAGAAATAAGTTCTACTCATTTGCACTCGACCAGACGATCACACCAGATACGAAAGCTCTACTTGAGCGTGCAAAATCCCTCTCGTCTTCCAGAGAAGATAACTGGTCCTTCTTAGATTATGATTCTCACTTTGCGAGTCTCCGTAGCCGCAAAGATACAGAGAAGATAGAATCAACACCAAGGCCTACACCATCGTGGtacatgaaaaagaaaaagatccGAAGTGGATCTGAAGATAAACTCGATGATCGAAAAGAGGAGCCAAAGCCAGAGGAACATGAGCGAAGAGAGCTGTTTGCTTCTCGCTTCCTTCACAGCCCTGTTTTTGAGTTGGACTCGAGACGACTTCAGCATCTAGAACGGAAATATGAAGAAGCTGAGAATGCCCAAAACCAGCAAAGTAATCTGCATGGAACCATAGATGGTGAACTTGACTCGGGTCCAGTTGTTCTTTTCCATAGTCGGTTTTTGGAACTCACAAGATTGCAGCAACAGAAGAACAAAACCCAACCGGAAGAAATAGTAGATGAGATAAAAGATGACAAAGCATCAATGGAAGAGCCACAAATGTTGCAATCACCTGAAACAAAGGAATCTCTCCCTGATCCAGAAATAAAGCCCATCAGTCCAGCTGAAGAGTTGGTATCTGAACCCACGATAACACCCCCTGTCTCACATACAGTGCCAAAAGAACTTCCTCCAATAGAACAACCACCTCAATTACCCACTGAGCCATCTCCTACTGTGGTTTTCAtaaaacaggaaaaagaaattgaacaTCTGCCTGAGCAATACCCACCAACTGAGGCTAACACTGATTCAGAAGCTCCATCCATCAAACAAGAAGCCAATTATTTAGAAGCTCATTTTAAACTTTCTCCTTCTGAAATTAAAATGGATGAGGTTTTAGATGTTAAACCTAGTATAGAAGAGCCAAGTAGCTGCAATTTGCAGGAGTTTGTCAGTAGTTCAGAAGCAGAGGTTGCTTCTGTGGCAGGGAACACTGAAGTCACCCAAGCCCAAAGTTCTTCACCTCATACTCGTGAAGACGGTATAGTGAAGAAAGAGCCATATGCCACGGTTTCAGAGCCTGAGGAAGAAACAATCCTTAAAGTTAGTAAAGAGTTCAGCGATGACACTAACACTGAGGGAAACTCTGCCCCTAAGGagtataaaacaaaagaaatgaaaactaaAAAGACCAAGCCAACCCCAGCTGAAGTTGCTTCAAGTGTCGTCGTGCCTGCATCGGCTCCTGAAAAGCAAGCCACGCGCAAGAGTGAACGCATTGACAAAGAGAAATTGAAACGTGGCTCTTCCCCAAGGGCCGAATTGAAGTCCACAGGCAAGTCTCCTCTTCATGGCTCGGACGGTGACGTCTCGGAGCAAAGCATATCGTCAGGCAGAGCGAGACGTACAAATGTGAAATCTGTTTATGCGAGAAAACGGGGCACAGAAAAGGATCTGACGCAGCAGCAGAACAATGAGCAAGATGTACCCGCACCGGCTCCTCCAGTCAAACGTGGCCGGCCTCCCAAGAATCGTAGGCAGAGTGAAGAAGTCTCGACAGTTAAaatggataaaataaaaatggataacAAAGACATAGATCCAAATGAATCTGAGAGTTGTGACAGAATCCAGAAAAATTTGAAGGGAAAATCCTCCCCTACTGCCACGAAAGGTTCAACAAGTCAGTTGCCCACAGCTCAACTCTGCGGATCAACAAAGAGAGGAGAAAAATCGGAGTTGACTGAGGACAATGATCAGCAAATGGATTGCACCGATCAGAGTACCTTGACTTTGGTAGATTCATCTAAAGAAGCCCAATCACCTCAAGTTGAACAAAAGAAAGAGGACAAATACAAAAGAGATGTCAAAGACAGCGATACTTTGAATTTTGATGGTAAATCAAATGGCAAAGAGGAATATCCACTTGTGTTGGAGGACAAAATGACCACAGAAAAGGAGAAGCCCGTCAAAGGAAAAAGCAAGACACCAAGGACCCCAAAGTCTCCTGTTCTGAAGAACCTAAAGATCAGGTTGAATGTCAAAGAGGTGAAAGATCATGTTTCAAAGTGCACCGGCAGAGGGGCCAGCAATGAAGATGGTGACATTTCTTCTTTGGAAAAGAAGGAACATTTGGAAACATCAAAAAGTTTAAGTTCTCATGAGATGGAATTGGAACAGGCTGTAGAGAACATTGCCAAACTCACAGATCCGTCTTTTCCAAGAGAACCTCAAACACCAACTGGCCCAATCACGGACTTGAAAAGTTTCTCAGATGATGAAAAACCTAATCCAGCTAGTGAAACGGAACTCATTGCTGCTATCGACTCCATCACTGCTGAGGATATAGCCAGCGTCCCTTTACCCCAAGCACCACCTGTCGGCGTTGATATAAGTTCAGAACCAGAGATGCAAGACTCAATTCAGCCTCCCAAGGAAGACAAACCTGAAATGAGCACTGTTAATATTCAAGAGGAGCCTCTCCAAACAGCCACACCTGAAAAGGCCACCAAGGGAAGACCTAAAACTCCCAAACATAAAGGCCAAAAGCAAGTACGGAAAGATTCAAAAGAACCTCCACCAAGTGAAGAGAAAGCCACGCCAACTCTTTTAGCATCCAGTGTAAAGGTTGTCCCAGAAATTGTCCCGTCAGCAGCAGCGACAGCTGCTGTTATCACCCCCACTACATGGAAGTCTGAACAAGAACCTTCGGCCATCAAGGCACCTGATGTGAAAGAGTCTGAATCACCTACTGAAGAGCAGATTCAACATATCAAACCTGTTTACCCCCAGTCCAAAAGTCCGGTGTGCCCAAAGCCACAATCACCCTCCATGTCACCATTAGCGTGCAGACCAAATATCAAACCCATTCAAAACAGTCGAGCGCCTGTCTCACCACCGGACTGGCTCCGCCACTCTGCCGATTCAGGGGTTCCTTCTTCAACAGCCTTGCCAGTCACACCCAAGGATAACCAACCGATACCAGATTCTGAAAATATAGAAATCGATCGTGGCTCAAGCGATCTGAGGCAGATTCTTTTGAAACACAAAACCATGTCTCTGCCTGGGAGCAGTTTCGTACCGGCTAACGTGCAACCGGCAGTCCAAGATCAGCTCCTCGCTGAGCGTAATACCACTTTAACAGTTGTGCCAAATAAATCGCCCCTACCCGATTGCAGAATGCCGTCTCAGTCAGTTCGAACACCAGCGACACAACCGTCCCCTGAGACCAAGTCTGTGATCTCCGTCATTGCATCCACTGCCTTGCACTCCTCTGTTATTAGTCGTGTATGCATCCCTCCAGAGCACGAAGACGTGAAACTAAATATTGGTAATCAAGGTTCAGACATGACTTTACCTAAACACAACTACAGGCCTAGCAAAGATGATACGCTACCCTACCATGGACCAACTATCGGTGATGAAGGGGGAAGTGCTACACGCTTCATTGTGGAAAGTTCCACTCTTGGTACAAGCTCCTGCCCGGGTCTCCGGGTAAATACATCTGAAGGAGTCGTTGTACTCAGCCACTCGGGACAAAAACCGGAGGGCCCCCAACGGATAAGTGCAAAAATCAGTCAAATTCCACAAGCAACAGCGGGTGACATGGAATCTCAGCAGCTGGTTTCCATGCCCCAAATTAAACAAGACATGTACAGTCACCCACAGACAGGCCTCCAAAAAGGCTCTTTCCAGACAGATCACGGTCATTCTGCTAAGACACAGTCGACCTTTTCTTCTAATAAACAAGAAGGTACAGGTTTGGAGAAAATGGAGCCTACTTATCACTCTGGTCCTCAAGGAGTCGTCAAGCGTCTTGCACAGGGCAATCAAAGTATGAGCTCGATGTACCACCAGGAGTACCTGCCGACAAAACATCAAAAGAAAATCGATAGCGGAGATTCGCATAGCACCGACGGTTCCAAGGCACAGTGGGCCTCTGCCATAAGTCCTGCAATAAGTCCACATTTGCCCTCTCCTCCTGGAAATCACTTTGTCACGGCCGCCGGGGACAGAACTCCTTCGCATCTCAGTGGCAACAAACAGGAACCGCGATCCCCACGCAAGTCAAGTCATCCGCATTCTTCATCACCTAAAGGCATCCCGGTGATGCTTCCCGCCATGCAACAGTTTATTTCTGGTGTGCATCATCCAGAGCAGTCTGTTATCATGCCGCCTCATAGTGTGCCTGGAGGCTTGGGCCGAATGTCACCTCACCCTGCTACCCAGTCCATCCCGGTGGGACATCTGGTCCAGGGAGACGTTCGGGTCAATACTCCCCCGCTCTCGGTGATGAGCTACGGGATGCATAGTGAGTCTCTCGGATCTCCCTGGTCCGGTTCCATGCAGCAACGGCCGACTTCACCCCAAACTGTCGGTAGAGACAAGGTCGTCAAGGTGAACCCGAGTGCTTTGAGGAGTCACGACATAGACCAAGAAGACTCCAGACGCTTCCACCAGCAAGGACGACAACCTGCCGCACAGATAAAACCAGAGACCATGCAGTCTGATCCTCGGGGGAGTTTCCGAAGCGGTGTGCCAATTGAAGCGCTGATGGCGCAGAGAGAGATGCGTGCGCtcctacaacaacaacaaggagAGCGTTCATCCGCAGACCCTCATTCGGGCCACCTTCAAGAAActcacccccccacctccgCACCTTCCAATTTACCCATGTCTTTGTCTCCGAGGGCGCACATTCTTCCTAAAGGTGTTTCCGAGAAGGACATAGCAAAGCCGTTAGAGGCTAAGAGGCCCCACTCCCCTCTTTCTAAAGACGGATTAATGGCAATCCGGCAGCCAGGACCGACAATATCGTCTCCCCAGAGAGCGCCGCTCATGCCACCAGGACTAAGTGGCACCTTCCCGGAGTATTCTCAGATGTACTCCAACCCAAGAGGCGTCCATTCCCCCATGCCTGACTCAACAACGCATGTTGTTCCCGATGGGAAGATTGCACAGCCTAATATGGTGCAGCTGCTCATA aaacATCCAATCATTTGGCAAGGGCTCCTCGCGCTAAAAAACGACACAGCGGCGGTCCAgttgcattttgtgtgtggaaacaaagctTTGGCTCATCGATCACTGCCCCTGCAGGAAGGTGGTGCCTTCCTCCGAATTGTCCAAAGGATGAGACTCGAGGCATCTCAGCTGGAGAGCGTCGCCAGAAGAATGACA GGCGAGTGCGACTTCTGCCTTCTGCTTGCTTTGCCTTGTGGACGAGATCAAGATGACGTTGTTAACCAGACGCAAGCTCTCAAGTCCGCCTTTATAAACTACTTGCAGACAAAGTTGGCGGCTGGCATTATTAATATCCCAAATCCAGGTTCCAATCAG CCGGCCTACGTGTTGCAGATTTTCCCACCATGTGAATTTTCAGAGAGCCACTTATCTCAGTTGGCCCCCGATCTTCTCAACAGAATCTCCAGTATCTCTCCTCACCTCATGATTGTCATCACCTCTGTGTGA